The Vallitalea okinawensis genome includes a window with the following:
- a CDS encoding CotS family spore coat protein, translating into MREFNPQILRAFGLKPKAVKRAFGSHICETNEGLKMVKTVNIPVECLLFIHSAKEHLNRQGFSNIDRFNETDYGQPYYEYNKNIYVVKNWIDGEECDFTDFDSVKWATQSLANMHVASKGMRPLESSRITNKLGLLPEAFEKHYRELTYMYKKVRKSSRWNDFDILFIKNYNDYIEDAFEAKEVMNESSYSALIKQARDEKVFCHDKFTNHNLQIAKNQMMIINFEHCCYKLPLNDLLRFYEKVMRKCEWDEKKGFEILDNYSKIKGLNDKELRVFYAMMLFPDKYWRLSNQHYNTRRHWMPKIYDVKMNELVHHKEAKKEFLKSLKRNL; encoded by the coding sequence ATGCGAGAGTTTAATCCACAGATATTACGGGCGTTTGGCCTTAAACCAAAGGCAGTCAAACGAGCCTTTGGTTCACATATTTGTGAGACAAATGAAGGACTAAAAATGGTTAAGACCGTGAATATTCCGGTGGAATGCTTGCTTTTCATCCATAGTGCCAAAGAGCATCTCAATCGACAAGGATTTAGCAACATTGATCGGTTCAATGAGACAGATTATGGTCAACCTTATTATGAATATAATAAAAACATTTATGTTGTTAAAAACTGGATTGATGGGGAAGAATGTGATTTTACTGATTTTGACAGTGTGAAGTGGGCAACACAGAGTTTAGCTAATATGCATGTGGCTTCTAAAGGAATGAGACCTTTAGAGAGTAGTCGTATAACCAATAAGTTAGGTTTACTTCCTGAGGCTTTTGAAAAACACTATAGGGAACTAACTTATATGTATAAAAAGGTTCGAAAATCCAGTAGATGGAATGATTTTGATATATTATTCATAAAAAACTATAACGACTATATTGAAGATGCATTTGAAGCAAAAGAAGTAATGAATGAATCCAGTTATTCCGCTCTTATTAAACAGGCAAGGGATGAAAAAGTATTTTGTCATGATAAGTTTACCAATCATAATTTACAAATTGCTAAAAATCAAATGATGATCATTAATTTTGAACATTGTTGTTATAAGCTACCTTTAAATGATCTATTGCGTTTCTATGAAAAGGTTATGCGTAAATGTGAATGGGATGAGAAGAAAGGTTTTGAAATACTAGATAATTATAGTAAGATAAAAGGATTGAATGATAAAGAACTAAGGGTTTTCTATGCCATGATGCTATTCCCTGATAAGTATTGGCGGCTAAGTAACCAACATTATAACACTAGGAGGCATTGGATGCCTAAAATCTATGATGTAAAGATGAATGAGTTAGTTCATCATAAAGAGGCTAAAAAAGAATTTTTAAAATCTTTGAAAAGAAACTTATAA
- a CDS encoding DUF503 domain-containing protein: protein MILRGCEIQLYIFDAYSLKDKRRVIKSLMERIRKRFNVSIAEIAEHELWNKTTIGFACVSNSNTQCEQVIETIINFIDYDERCEITKIERI, encoded by the coding sequence ATGATTTTAAGAGGTTGTGAAATTCAACTATATATCTTCGATGCTTATTCTCTGAAGGATAAAAGACGCGTTATTAAAAGTCTAATGGAGCGTATTAGAAAACGTTTTAATGTCAGTATTGCTGAAATTGCTGAACATGAGCTCTGGAACAAAACCACCATTGGTTTTGCTTGTGTTAGTAATTCAAACACACAATGTGAGCAAGTCATCGAGACTATTATAAATTTTATCGATTACGATGAGCGCTGCGAAATTACAAAAATAGAGAGGATTTAA
- a CDS encoding metal-sensing transcriptional repressor, whose product MEKKDNKAIINLLKTARGQIDGIINMLEEEQYCIDVSKQVLAVQGLMKKANLKILDQHMRSCVRTAMENNQGEEKIEEIITILDKYYK is encoded by the coding sequence ATGGAGAAAAAGGATAATAAGGCTATTATTAATCTTTTGAAGACTGCTAGGGGGCAAATTGATGGGATTATTAATATGTTGGAGGAAGAGCAGTATTGTATCGATGTTTCTAAGCAGGTATTAGCTGTTCAGGGGTTAATGAAGAAGGCTAATCTTAAGATCTTAGATCAGCATATGCGCAGTTGTGTTAGAACTGCTATGGAGAATAATCAGGGTGAAGAAAAGATCGAGGAGATCATTACAATTCTTGATAAGTATTATAAGTAG
- a CDS encoding Lrp/AsnC family transcriptional regulator, which yields MDNIDIQIINLLQKNARISISEISQCVNLSVSAVSERLRKLENSGYIKQYTTILDPEKMQKDLTVIMFVSLERSHFSAKFQEFVENEDEILECHYLAGSYDYSLKIITRNTLSLQRIMNTLKSLPGIRKTQTNVILSTMKKQYSVKPKIEDFQ from the coding sequence ATGGACAATATTGATATTCAGATAATTAATTTACTACAAAAAAACGCAAGAATTTCTATTTCTGAAATAAGTCAATGTGTTAATTTATCTGTTTCAGCAGTAAGTGAACGATTGAGAAAATTAGAAAATTCAGGGTATATAAAGCAATATACAACTATTTTAGATCCTGAAAAAATGCAAAAAGATTTAACTGTAATTATGTTTGTAAGTTTAGAACGTTCACATTTTAGTGCAAAATTTCAAGAATTCGTTGAGAATGAAGATGAAATTCTCGAGTGTCATTATTTAGCAGGCTCTTATGATTATTCACTGAAAATCATAACTCGAAATACTCTAAGTCTTCAACGTATTATGAATACCTTAAAAAGTTTACCTGGTATTCGTAAGACACAAACTAACGTGATTTTATCTACTATGAAGAAACAATACTCTGTTAAGCCAAAAATTGAGGATTTTCAATAG
- a CDS encoding CCA tRNA nucleotidyltransferase, whose translation MHKIALPDKVKYIIETLNVNGFEGYVVGGCVRDSIINKEPHDWDITTSALPEEMKALFDKTIDTGIQHGTVTIMLDNEPFEVTTYRIDGEYEDCRRPKEVFFTKDIVKDLERRDFTINAMAYHPGEGLVDPFEGEKDLELGIIRCVGKAEDRFKEDALRMLRAVRFSAKLGFDIEKNTWEAIKRKSDLIDKVSVERIREELNKLLLSNYPERLFYLKELGLMRFILPEFLPAFTTEQNNPYHIYNVAEHTMKTVQAVDATVLLRWTMLLHDIGKPSTRTTDDFGIDHFYNHDTKSLEIAERILKRLKFDNKTIKSVLKLIEHHDYRFKPDPNEVRKCIHLIGKELFEDLIAVQVADALGQNPDFSNERTSDLLEILELYNMILRNNDPLEIKDLAIGGNDLLELGLKGKVIGEILEALMKYVLMDPELNKKEILKGLTQTLLKREI comes from the coding sequence ATGCATAAAATAGCTTTACCAGATAAAGTTAAATATATTATTGAAACCCTTAATGTTAATGGTTTTGAAGGGTATGTTGTAGGTGGTTGTGTAAGAGATTCAATTATCAATAAAGAACCTCACGATTGGGATATTACGACATCGGCATTACCAGAAGAAATGAAGGCTCTCTTTGATAAAACAATCGATACAGGCATTCAACATGGTACTGTGACAATTATGTTAGATAATGAACCATTTGAAGTAACTACATACCGAATAGATGGAGAATATGAAGATTGTAGACGACCTAAAGAAGTGTTTTTTACGAAAGATATTGTTAAAGATCTAGAGAGGCGCGATTTTACCATTAATGCAATGGCCTATCATCCTGGCGAAGGACTGGTAGATCCCTTTGAAGGAGAAAAAGATTTAGAGTTAGGTATAATTCGATGCGTTGGAAAGGCTGAAGATCGTTTTAAGGAAGATGCTTTACGTATGTTAAGGGCTGTAAGATTTTCTGCCAAACTAGGGTTTGATATTGAAAAAAATACTTGGGAGGCAATTAAGAGAAAATCGGATTTAATAGACAAAGTGAGTGTCGAGAGAATTCGGGAAGAGTTAAATAAATTACTACTATCTAATTACCCTGAGAGATTATTTTATTTAAAGGAACTGGGATTAATGCGTTTTATTTTACCAGAATTTTTACCTGCATTCACTACAGAGCAGAATAATCCATACCATATCTATAATGTAGCTGAGCATACGATGAAAACAGTTCAAGCAGTGGATGCTACAGTGCTATTACGTTGGACAATGCTTCTGCATGATATTGGTAAACCATCTACCAGAACAACAGATGACTTTGGTATAGATCATTTTTATAACCATGACACTAAAAGTCTTGAGATTGCTGAGAGAATATTAAAACGCTTGAAGTTCGATAATAAGACGATTAAATCAGTTTTAAAGTTGATTGAACACCATGATTACCGTTTTAAGCCAGATCCAAATGAAGTACGAAAATGTATACACTTAATCGGGAAAGAATTGTTTGAAGATTTGATTGCAGTACAGGTAGCTGATGCTTTGGGACAAAACCCTGATTTTTCAAATGAGAGGACTTCAGATTTATTAGAGATTCTAGAGCTATATAATATGATATTGAGAAATAATGATCCTCTTGAAATTAAGGATTTAGCTATTGGTGGTAACGATCTATTAGAGCTAGGTTTAAAGGGCAAGGTGATAGGTGAGATTCTTGAAGCATTGATGAAGTATGTTTTAATGGATCCAGAACTTAACAAGAAAGAAATATTAAAGGGTCTAACACAAACCCTTCTAAAGAGAGAGATTTAA
- a CDS encoding O-antigen ligase family protein: MKKSLIFLMVLIGLIPFMRGGYFLHSVYLVGGLSCIILTLKCIEEGVFRIPIQLEALFLLSITALYGISIFIAIDPGMAFLGFLKYIVICVVYLTIQQYDMEKRYKLLDSVMYAGIVMAVLSILLIPFMNSYLIQNNRLGGFVQYANTFALFMVITLLILLERGSSKSYLLIPFIIACIYLTYSRSMYVIAFGAVCIGLFLFQKMLKTLLPMIALGILLGVVLSQFTIFQESINRVKETSFQVSEFQSRLIYYEDGIDIIKDNPVGLGYYGYFYLQRAYASGVYFIKYIHNSFLQIALDIGILGTLSFIGLMVSYLFFSKSEKVYKLIVLIIISHSMIDFDFQFLMIWVIILLMFSLKDNYYKKISVKPIGVFSLMSTATLLLYFLIVTGTYYIDEYTYAAKLYPYYTEAHVKQLTSVEESQEDAKNIADQVDDYNENHLEVNRFLRDYYMNKGVYDLAVPYGNKAVSLNQLDVMDLEIYVRNLLLLLKSDIIRDEFKRREVIEEIKGIDTYILSLHEGLSERAFRVKHQPKLIMTENLKKMQKEALALEDKLLDKESGN; this comes from the coding sequence ATGAAGAAATCCTTAATATTTTTGATGGTCTTGATAGGTTTGATTCCTTTTATGCGAGGGGGATATTTTTTACATAGTGTTTATTTAGTTGGAGGCTTAAGCTGCATTATTCTGACCCTTAAATGTATAGAAGAGGGAGTATTTAGAATACCCATTCAATTAGAGGCCTTATTTTTACTTTCTATAACTGCGCTCTATGGAATAAGTATCTTTATTGCCATTGACCCTGGAATGGCTTTTCTTGGTTTCTTAAAGTATATTGTAATATGTGTTGTTTACTTAACTATCCAGCAGTATGACATGGAAAAACGATACAAGCTGTTAGATAGTGTGATGTATGCAGGGATAGTCATGGCAGTGTTGAGCATACTGCTTATACCTTTTATGAATTCCTATCTCATTCAAAATAATCGTTTAGGTGGATTTGTTCAGTACGCCAATACATTCGCATTATTCATGGTGATAACGTTATTAATATTATTGGAGAGAGGTTCTTCAAAAAGTTATCTCTTAATACCATTTATAATAGCCTGCATCTATTTGACATATAGTCGTAGTATGTACGTTATAGCTTTTGGGGCAGTATGTATAGGTCTTTTTCTCTTTCAAAAAATGCTTAAAACATTACTACCAATGATTGCACTTGGTATTTTACTGGGAGTTGTTCTTTCGCAGTTCACTATTTTTCAGGAGAGTATTAATCGTGTTAAAGAAACATCTTTCCAAGTTAGTGAGTTTCAGAGTAGACTTATTTATTATGAAGATGGTATAGATATAATCAAAGATAATCCCGTTGGTTTAGGTTATTACGGCTACTTTTATCTACAACGTGCATATGCATCAGGAGTATATTTCATTAAATATATACACAACAGTTTTTTACAGATAGCATTAGATATCGGCATTTTAGGAACTTTGAGCTTTATAGGATTAATGGTTAGTTATCTATTTTTTAGCAAGAGTGAAAAGGTCTATAAACTAATAGTTCTAATCATCATAAGTCATAGTATGATTGATTTTGACTTCCAATTTTTAATGATATGGGTAATCATCCTTCTTATGTTTTCTTTGAAGGACAATTATTATAAAAAGATATCTGTTAAACCGATAGGGGTATTTAGTCTTATGTCTACAGCAACGCTATTGCTATATTTTCTCATCGTTACAGGTACTTATTATATTGATGAGTATACTTATGCAGCTAAGTTGTATCCATATTATACAGAAGCTCATGTAAAGCAACTGACAAGCGTTGAAGAAAGTCAAGAGGACGCTAAAAATATTGCAGATCAAGTTGATGATTATAATGAGAATCATCTTGAGGTAAATCGATTTTTAAGAGATTACTATATGAATAAGGGTGTATATGATTTGGCTGTTCCTTATGGAAATAAAGCAGTAAGTCTTAATCAATTGGACGTTATGGACCTAGAAATCTATGTTAGAAACCTTTTATTATTGCTGAAATCTGATATAATAAGAGATGAATTCAAAAGAAGAGAAGTTATTGAAGAAATCAAAGGTATAGATACATATATATTGAGCCTGCATGAAGGACTGAGTGAAAGAGCTTTTCGTGTCAAGCATCAACCCAAACTGATAATGACAGAAAATCTTAAAAAGATGCAGAAGGAAGCCCTGGCGTTAGAAGATAAGCTTTTGGATAAGGAGAGTGGAAACTAA
- a CDS encoding DUF1540 domain-containing protein produces the protein MDKNMNIGCNVNECRYHNGNENYCTLQHIDVVKHNTTATTVEETDCGSFQKR, from the coding sequence ATGGATAAGAATATGAATATTGGATGTAACGTAAACGAATGTCGTTATCACAATGGTAATGAAAACTATTGTACCTTACAACATATTGATGTCGTAAAGCATAATACAACTGCTACTACAGTTGAAGAAACTGATTGTGGAAGCTTCCAAAAAAGATAA